The Myxococcales bacterium sequence CTGCGGTTGTCGCGATGACCGTCCTTCGTTTTTTCAAGGGGAGCATTCTCGAAGAAAATATATCAAGGACGACTGCGAGCGTCGGCGAGGCACTCGTGGCCGGTGCCATATTCACCATTCCCGGCTTCGTAATAGCGGGGCTCTGGACCGAATTTGGAACTGCGCTGCATTACCTGGAAACAACCGTGATAATGATCATCGGCGGTGTTCTCGGCGTGCTGTTCGTGACCCTGCTTCGCAGGACGATGGTCGAGGAAGCGAGCCTTCCTTATCCGGAATCCGTGGCTGCCGCTGAAATTCACAAGGCCGGAAGGGCGGGCGGAACGGGTGCGAGGCTGCTCTTCGGTGCGATGGGCATCGGCGGCCTGATCGAGCTTCTTTCCAAGTGTGGGTTTTTTGCGGCGACCTGGGAGAAATTTATTCACTTCAAGAGCACTGCGGTTACCTTTCTTACTAATAGGAATAATATGATCACCGAAGTTCCGGGCGGCGGTGGTTTTATGGCCGGCACTCCTGCTGTGAGCCCCGCCTATCTCGGAGTGGGATACATCATCGGCTCTCGCTTGGCGTCGATAACTTTTGCGGGCGGAGTTCTCGGATGGGGGCTTTTCATACCACTTTTGCTCTATTTTACAGGGCCAA is a genomic window containing:
- a CDS encoding oligopeptide transporter, OPT family: MSQHVPYVPESSNLREMSLRAILLGVIMAVILGAANAYLGLKAGVTVAATFPAAVVAMTVLRFFKGSILEENISRTTASVGEALVAGAIFTIPGFVIAGLWTEFGTALHYLETTVIMIIGGVLGVLFVTLLRRTMVEEASLPYPESVAAAEIHKAGRAGGTGARLLFGAMGIGGLIELLSKCGFFAATWEKFIHFKSTAVTFLTNRNNMITEVPGGGGFMAGTPAVSPAYLGVGYIIGSRLASITFAGGVLGWGLFIPLLLYFTGPSLESLIGSTPDGIGTSPLGWDALAYGVWKFMVRPIAVGGMIVGAVNTLYKMRKQLFGGIARSFSDIKKAAESGVAQSRLQKDLNLKMILV